One window of the Trifolium pratense cultivar HEN17-A07 linkage group LG2, ARS_RC_1.1, whole genome shotgun sequence genome contains the following:
- the LOC123910269 gene encoding glutathione S-transferase U17-like, translating to MATNDLKLLSTPSSPFALRVKIALNIKGLDYDNIVETMNPKSDLLLQSNPVYKKIPVLIHGDKPISESAIIVEYIDEVWKNNGTPILPSNAYDCAIARFWVAYIDDKWYNSSRNHLVAQNEESKKANFDQMEEVLLRLEDVLNKYSEGKEFFGGDKIGFLDIGFGSYLSWLRVTEKMIGKKVLDETKTPALVKWAEAFVAHPAVKGNLPEIDKLLEFAKGLVQRMAAAACPK from the exons ATGGCTACAAATGACTTGAAGCTTTTGAGTACACCTTCTAGTCCATTTGCATTGAGAGTAAAAATTGCCCTTAACATCAAAGGATTGGATTATGACAACATTGTAGAAACCATGAATCCTAAAAGTGACTTGCTTCTTCAATCCAACCCCGTTTACAAAAAAATTCCAGTTCTAATTCATGGTGATAAACCCATTTCTGAATCTGCAATCATAGTTGAATACATTGATGAAGTTTGGAAAAATAATGGTACTCCTATCCTTCCTTCAAATGCTTATGATTGCGCCATTGCGCGATTTTGGGTTGCCTACATCGATGACAAG TGGTATAATTCCTCAAGAAATCATTTGGTTGCTCAAAATGAGGAGTCAAAAAAGGCAAATTTTGATCAAATGGAAGAAGTGCTTTTGAGGTTAGAAGATGTGCTCAACAAGTACAGTGAAGGAAAGGAGTTTTTTGGAGGAGACAAGATTGGATTTCTTGATATTGGTTTTGGAAGCTATTTAAGTTGGTTAAGGGTCACAGAAAAAATGATAGGAAAAAAAGTGCTTGATGAAACAAAGACTCCTGCATTGGTGAAATGGGCTGAAGCTTTTGTTGCTCATCCTGCTGTTAAGGGAAATCTACCAGAAATTGATAAACTTTTGGAGTTTGCTAAGGGTTTGGTGCAAAGAATGGCTGCTGCTGCTTGTCCTAAGTAG
- the LOC123910264 gene encoding tetratricopeptide repeat protein 38 isoform X2 — MEEEEGRIKLDGCGYDVTTSSQLCISAINSYYHQVLTYGRKRRVILEALVHDNNCVLANTLAAHFVSSHSSRATSLLHAAKSHLLLKEFPRDLVSLKRAQILCFYMGRPDLSLSLVNQVLPQNEGENYIYGMLAFPLLELGRMKDAEEAAKRGFEINEHDGWSQHALCHVLQYECRFREAVKFMEECSSSWSSSSSFMLTHNWWHVALCYLEGSAPMQSVLEVYDNYIWKELDKTDAAAPEVYLNAVALLLRLCVRDELEFFGDRLHKLADCLADQANWYLEWHLDVLTVWALAKTGQISKADDLLKGLKERISRMTKKKQQIMQKGMMLAEVLYAYGRGNYKYGLELLGPDFDGNDCKIIGASDEQVDVFNEVWYIMLLNSGDATKAIEVIDKRIKKRDGTAFLWRLLERGYKLAKRPEAEIANEKAKFFESAYFN, encoded by the exons atggaagaagaagaaggaaggatCAAATTAGACGGTTGTGGGTACGATGTTACAACTTCCTCTCAGCTCTGCATTTCAGCCATCAACTCCTACTACCATCAG GTTCTCACCTATGGTAGAAAGAGACGTGTGATTCTGGAAGCACTGGTCCATGATAACAATTGTGTCTTAGCAAACACCTTAGCAGCTCATTTTGTTTCCTCTCATTCTTCTCGAGCTACCTCTTTACTTCATGCCGCTAAGTCTCATCTT CTTCTAAAGGAGTTCCCGAGAGATTTGGTTTCTCTAAAGCGAGCACAAATCTTGTGCTTCTACATGGGCCGACCTGATCTGTCTTTATCCCTCGTTAACCAG GTTCTACCTCAAAACGAAGGAGAAAATTACATATATGGAATGCTTGCTTTTCCTTTGTTGGAGCTTGGACGAATGAAAGACGCCGAGGAGGCTGCCAAAAGAGGATTCGAAATCAACGAGCACGACGGGTGGTCACAGCATGCT TTGTGCCATGTACTTCAGTACGAGTGCCGTTTTAGAGAAGCTGTTAAGTTTATGGAAGAATGTTCGTCATCATGGagttcttcttcatcttttat GTTAACACACAATTGGTGGCATGTAGCACTTTGTTACTTAGAAGGCAGTGCTCCAATGCAGAGCGTGCTCGAGGTATATGACAATTATATATGGAAGGAATTAGACAAAACTGATGCTGCGGCTCCCGAg GTTTACTTAAATGCTGTGGCTCTGCTTCTGCGGTTGTGCGTACGTGatgaattggaattttttggTGATCGACTCCATAAGCTTGCAGATTGCCTTGCTGATCAG GCAAACTGGTATTTAGAGTGGCACCTTGATGTATTGACAGTTTGGGCTTTGGCAAAGACTGGACAAATTTCGAAAGCAGACGATCTTCTAAAGGGATTAAAAGAAAG GATTTCGAGGATGACTAAAAAGAAGCAACAAATAATGCAGAAAGGAATGATG CTTGCAGAAGTACTTTATGCATATGGAAGAGGTAACTACAAATATGGACTAGAACTACTTGGTCCAGATTTTGACGGCAATGATTGCAAG ATAATTGGTGCATCTGATGAACAAGTTGATGTATTCAACGAAGTTTGGTACATCATGTTGTTGAACAGCGGAGACGCAACAAAGG CAATTGAAGTAATTGATAAGCGAATCAAGAAGAGAGACGGAACTGCTTTCTTATGGCGTTTGCTG GAGAGAGGATACAAACTAGCAAAGAGACCGGAAGCTGAAATTGCAAATGAGAAAGCCAAGTTTTTCGAGAGTGCTTATTTTAACTAA
- the LOC123910264 gene encoding tetratricopeptide repeat protein 38 isoform X1: MEEEEGRIKLDGCGYDVTTSSQLCISAINSYYHQVLTYGRKRRVILEALVHDNNCVLANTLAAHFVSSHSSRATSLLHAAKSHLEHATLYEKLVFDAISYLMSQGRDDDVAVELHSKLLKEFPRDLVSLKRAQILCFYMGRPDLSLSLVNQVLPQNEGENYIYGMLAFPLLELGRMKDAEEAAKRGFEINEHDGWSQHALCHVLQYECRFREAVKFMEECSSSWSSSSSFMLTHNWWHVALCYLEGSAPMQSVLEVYDNYIWKELDKTDAAAPEVYLNAVALLLRLCVRDELEFFGDRLHKLADCLADQANWYLEWHLDVLTVWALAKTGQISKADDLLKGLKERISRMTKKKQQIMQKGMMLAEVLYAYGRGNYKYGLELLGPDFDGNDCKIIGASDEQVDVFNEVWYIMLLNSGDATKAIEVIDKRIKKRDGTAFLWRLLERGYKLAKRPEAEIANEKAKFFESAYFN, from the exons atggaagaagaagaaggaaggatCAAATTAGACGGTTGTGGGTACGATGTTACAACTTCCTCTCAGCTCTGCATTTCAGCCATCAACTCCTACTACCATCAG GTTCTCACCTATGGTAGAAAGAGACGTGTGATTCTGGAAGCACTGGTCCATGATAACAATTGTGTCTTAGCAAACACCTTAGCAGCTCATTTTGTTTCCTCTCATTCTTCTCGAGCTACCTCTTTACTTCATGCCGCTAAGTCTCATCTT GAACATGCAACCTTGTACGAGAAACTAGTTTTCGATGCCATCAGTTATTTGATGTCACAAGGTAGAGATGACGATGTAGCTGTTGAGTTGCATTCTAAG CTTCTAAAGGAGTTCCCGAGAGATTTGGTTTCTCTAAAGCGAGCACAAATCTTGTGCTTCTACATGGGCCGACCTGATCTGTCTTTATCCCTCGTTAACCAG GTTCTACCTCAAAACGAAGGAGAAAATTACATATATGGAATGCTTGCTTTTCCTTTGTTGGAGCTTGGACGAATGAAAGACGCCGAGGAGGCTGCCAAAAGAGGATTCGAAATCAACGAGCACGACGGGTGGTCACAGCATGCT TTGTGCCATGTACTTCAGTACGAGTGCCGTTTTAGAGAAGCTGTTAAGTTTATGGAAGAATGTTCGTCATCATGGagttcttcttcatcttttat GTTAACACACAATTGGTGGCATGTAGCACTTTGTTACTTAGAAGGCAGTGCTCCAATGCAGAGCGTGCTCGAGGTATATGACAATTATATATGGAAGGAATTAGACAAAACTGATGCTGCGGCTCCCGAg GTTTACTTAAATGCTGTGGCTCTGCTTCTGCGGTTGTGCGTACGTGatgaattggaattttttggTGATCGACTCCATAAGCTTGCAGATTGCCTTGCTGATCAG GCAAACTGGTATTTAGAGTGGCACCTTGATGTATTGACAGTTTGGGCTTTGGCAAAGACTGGACAAATTTCGAAAGCAGACGATCTTCTAAAGGGATTAAAAGAAAG GATTTCGAGGATGACTAAAAAGAAGCAACAAATAATGCAGAAAGGAATGATG CTTGCAGAAGTACTTTATGCATATGGAAGAGGTAACTACAAATATGGACTAGAACTACTTGGTCCAGATTTTGACGGCAATGATTGCAAG ATAATTGGTGCATCTGATGAACAAGTTGATGTATTCAACGAAGTTTGGTACATCATGTTGTTGAACAGCGGAGACGCAACAAAGG CAATTGAAGTAATTGATAAGCGAATCAAGAAGAGAGACGGAACTGCTTTCTTATGGCGTTTGCTG GAGAGAGGATACAAACTAGCAAAGAGACCGGAAGCTGAAATTGCAAATGAGAAAGCCAAGTTTTTCGAGAGTGCTTATTTTAACTAA
- the LOC123910265 gene encoding LEAF RUST 10 DISEASE-RESISTANCE LOCUS RECEPTOR-LIKE PROTEIN KINASE-like 1.5 translates to MSLFPLTITLSFLILLLLFPTSTQTCSSINNTTKLHSCPPFSSTPPFPFSTSPGCGHPSFQLTCSTPYSFLTINNLTFSILSFKPNTSSILLSPHTTTTTTCSSTSSIPNKPINLSNTPFTLSDETCSRLSFLQPCSPPTHPNCSLCPWQCKIIKNPTEIFNDCRSMHHSVSDSEPSCQSDVLSYLNEILTLGIEVQWDQALTQDTYFTNCSNCINKNGFCGFNSSDPNQDFICYQSKSTFSPPWIRKMKLNKIAIFAIIIASTSLILFLSVIISILRSRKLNTTVEEDPTTVFLHNHRNANLFPPVFTYDELNISTNNFDPKRKIGDGGFGSVYLGNLRDGKIAAVKHLHRHNHTAAFSSKSFCNEILILSSIDHPNLVKLHGYCSDPRGLILVYDYIPNGTLAEHLHGSKSKRNGYKLTWQTRLDIAIQTALAMEYLHFSVKPPIVHRDITSSNIFIEKDMRIKVGDFGLSRLLVLQETTNNQTTSSSGFVWTGPQGTPGYLDPEYHRSFRLTEKSDVYSFGVVLLELITGLKAVDYCRDKREMALADMVVSRIHTGQLKEVLDPVLDLSNDGEMLNAVAAVAELAFRCVASDTDDRPDSKEVVEELKRVRLRTSMNGDVAKDE, encoded by the coding sequence ATGTCTCTCTTTCCCTTAACCATTACCCTCTCCTTCCTCATCCTCCTCCTACTCTTCCCTACATCCACTCAAACATGCTCATCAATCAATAACACAACAAAATTACACTCTTGCCCTCCATTCTCATCCACCCCACCATTCCCATTCTCAACCTCCCCAGGCTGTGGCCACCCATCTTTCCAACTAACCTGCTCAACCCCCTACTCTTTCCTCACCATCAACAACCTCACTTTCTCAATCCTCTCTTTCAAACCCAACACTTCCTCAATCCTCCTATCCCCtcacaccaccaccaccaccacttgTTCTTCAACATCTTCAATCCCAAACAAACCAATCAACCTCTCCAACACACCATTCACACTCTCCGATGAAACATGTTCACGTCTCTCTTTTCTTCAACCTTGTTCCCCACCAACTCACCCAAATTGCAGTCTTTGTCCTTGGCAATGCAAAATCATCAAAAACCCAACTGAAATATTCAATGATTGTAGATCCATGCATCACTCTGTTTCAGATTCTGAACCTAGTTGTCAAAGTGATGTTCTTAGTTACCTCAATGAAATTCTCACTTTAGGTATCGAAGTTCAATGGGACCAAGCTTTAACACAAGACACTTACTTCACAAATTGCAGCAATTGCATCAACAAGAacggtttttgcggtttcaatTCTTCAGACCCGAATCAAGACTTCATTTGTTACCAATCAAAATCAACTTTTTCACCACCGTGGATTCGGAAAATGAAACTTAACAAAATCGCGATTTTCGCTATTATTATAGCTTCCACTTCGTTGATTCTGTTTCTCTCAGTTATCATTTCAATTCTCCGGTCAAGAAAGTTAAACACGACGGTGGAAGAAGATCCAACCACCGTATTCCTCCACAACCACCGCAACGCGAATCTATTTCCACCGGTTTTCACCTACGATGAATTAAACATTTCTACCAACAACTTCGATCCGAAGCGAAAAATCGGCGACGGAGGATTCGGCTCTGTTTATCTCGGAAACCTCCGTGACGGAAAAATCGCCGCCGTGAAACATCTTCACCGGCATAATCACACAGCGGCATTCTCATCAAAATCATTCTGCAACGAGATTCTGATTCTCTCATCGATCGATCATCCAAATCTCGTTAAACTTCACGGTTACTGTAGCGATCCACGAGGTTTGATTCTTGTTTATGATTACATCCCTAACGGAACCCTAGCGGAACATCTTCACGGTTCAAAGAGTAAACGGAACGGTTATAAGCTGACGTGGCAAACGCGGCTTGATATTGCAATACAAACGGCGTTAGCGATGGAGTATCTTCATTTCTCAGTTAAACCACCGATAGTTCACAGAGATATAACGtcgtcaaatatttttattgagaAAGATATGAGAATTAAAGTCGGTGATTTTGGGTTATCGAGGTTGTTAGTTTTGCAAGAAACTACTAATAATCAAACGACGTCGTCTAGTGGTTTTGTTTGGACTGGTCCACAAGGTACACCAGGTTATTTAGACCCGGAATATCATCGCTCTTTTCGATTAACTGAAAAGAGTGACGTGTATAGTTTTGGTGTGGTTTTGCTCGAGTTAATTACAGGGCTTAAAGCAGTTGATTATTGTAGAGATAAACGCGAGATGGCACTTGCTGACATGGTCGTTTCGAGGATTCACACGGGTCAATTGAAAGAGGTACTGGACCCGGTACTTGATTTGAGTAACGACGGTGAAATGCTTAATGCGGTGGCTGCTGTGGCGGAGCTGGCTTTTCGATGTGTTGCATCGGATACAGATGATCGACCCGATTCAAAGGAGGTTGTGGAGGAGTTGAAACGGGTTCGGTTACGAACGTCAATGAATGGTGACGTGGCGAAGGATGAATGA